From the Candidatus Binatus sp. genome, one window contains:
- a CDS encoding NIL domain-containing protein, with protein sequence MDRIHERYYLSYPRALIKEPILYHLVKKFDLIFNIRGASVSEEMGLVAVEFEGSSDQIERALTWLRDTGVTVEPIEKNVIE encoded by the coding sequence ATGGACCGAATTCACGAACGTTACTACCTGAGTTATCCGCGCGCCCTGATCAAGGAGCCGATCCTTTATCACCTCGTGAAAAAGTTCGACCTGATTTTCAATATCCGCGGCGCGAGCGTGTCCGAGGAGATGGGCCTGGTCGCCGTCGAGTTCGAAGGCAGCAGCGATCAAATCGAGCGCGCGCTCACCTGGCTGCGCGACACTGGTGTCACCGTCGAGCCGATTGAAAAGAACGTCATCGAGTAG